One Kineococcus radiotolerans SRS30216 = ATCC BAA-149 DNA window includes the following coding sequences:
- a CDS encoding NAD-dependent epimerase/dehydratase family protein: MPAPAKPRVALTGAAGRLGRVVLRDLLDHGYSVLALDKVRPATLLPGDDGQFVPIDLADHGQVVEALTGAIEERPGPFVGVVHLGAIPAPGLAPNAVTFRNNSAATWNVFDAARAAGIRNVVWASSETVLGLPFEAAPPPYAPLDEEYRVRPESTYSLVKALEEEMAHHFCRWNPELTMTGLRFSNVMHVEDYAQFPSFDADPTLRKWNLWGYIDARDGAQAVRLSLQRREPGVEVCIVANADTVMSRSSAELMAEVYPGVEVRRELGEHETLLSIDKARRLLGFEPEHSWRDHV; this comes from the coding sequence CCCGCGTCGCCCTGACCGGTGCGGCCGGCCGCCTCGGCCGCGTCGTGCTCCGCGACCTGCTCGACCACGGGTACTCCGTGCTGGCCCTGGACAAGGTCCGGCCGGCGACCCTGCTCCCCGGTGACGACGGGCAGTTCGTGCCGATCGACCTCGCCGACCACGGCCAGGTCGTGGAGGCCCTGACCGGGGCCATCGAGGAGCGCCCCGGTCCCTTCGTCGGCGTCGTCCACCTGGGCGCGATCCCGGCCCCCGGGCTGGCGCCCAACGCGGTGACGTTCCGGAACAACTCGGCCGCGACCTGGAACGTCTTCGACGCCGCCCGGGCCGCGGGGATCCGCAACGTGGTCTGGGCCTCCAGCGAGACGGTGCTGGGCCTGCCCTTCGAGGCCGCTCCCCCGCCCTACGCGCCGCTGGACGAGGAGTACCGGGTCCGTCCGGAGTCGACGTACTCGCTGGTGAAGGCCCTCGAGGAGGAGATGGCGCACCACTTCTGCCGGTGGAACCCCGAGCTGACGATGACGGGCCTGCGCTTCTCCAACGTCATGCACGTCGAGGACTACGCCCAGTTCCCCTCCTTCGACGCCGACCCGACGCTGCGCAAGTGGAACCTGTGGGGCTACATCGACGCCCGGGACGGCGCGCAGGCGGTGCGGTTGTCCCTGCAGCGGCGGGAGCCGGGGGTGGAGGTGTGCATCGTGGCGAACGCCGACACGGTGATGTCGCGCTCCTCGGCGGAGCTGATGGCCGAGGTGTACCCCGGGGTCGAGGTGCGCCGGGAGCTCGGTGAGCACGAGACCCTGCTGTCGATCGACAAGGCTCGCCGGCTGCTCGGCTTCGAACCCGAGCACTCCTGGCGCGACCACGTCTGA